One region of Pseudomonas alvandae genomic DNA includes:
- a CDS encoding NAD(P)/FAD-dependent oxidoreductase, with amino-acid sequence MANTSYPASYYAASANPAPSRPALQDDVETDVCVIGAGYTGLSSALFLLEHGFKVTIVEAAKVGFGASGRNGGQIVNSYSRDIDVIERSVGPQQAQLLGNMAFEGGRIIRERVAKYQIQCDLKDGGVFAALTAKQLGHLESQKRLWERFGHTQLELLDQRRIREVVACEEYVGGMLDMSGGHIHPLNLALGEAAAVESLGGVIYEQSPAVRIERGASPVVHTPQGKVRAKFIIVAGNAYLGNLVPELAAKSMPCGTQVIATEPLGEELAHRLLPQDYCVEDCNYLLDYYRLTGDKRLIFGGGVVYGARDPANIEAIIRPKMLKAFPLLKDVKIDYAWTGNFLLTLSRLPQVGRLGDNIYYSQGCSGHGVTYTHLAGKVLAEALRGQAERFDAFADLPHYPFPGGQLLRTPFAAMGAWYYGLRDRLGF; translated from the coding sequence ATGGCGAACACATCCTACCCAGCGTCGTATTACGCCGCATCGGCCAATCCGGCGCCGTCGCGCCCTGCCCTGCAGGATGATGTCGAAACCGATGTGTGCGTGATCGGTGCGGGCTATACGGGGTTGTCTTCCGCGCTGTTTTTGCTGGAGCACGGTTTCAAGGTCACGATCGTTGAGGCAGCCAAGGTTGGGTTTGGTGCTTCGGGTCGCAACGGCGGTCAGATCGTTAACAGTTATAGCCGCGACATCGACGTGATCGAGCGCAGCGTTGGTCCGCAGCAGGCGCAGTTGCTCGGCAACATGGCGTTCGAGGGTGGGCGGATCATTCGCGAGCGGGTGGCGAAGTATCAGATTCAGTGCGATCTGAAGGATGGCGGTGTGTTTGCCGCCCTCACCGCTAAACAGTTGGGTCACCTGGAGTCGCAGAAGCGTTTATGGGAGCGTTTCGGTCATACGCAGCTGGAGCTGCTGGATCAGCGGCGTATTCGCGAGGTGGTGGCTTGCGAGGAGTATGTCGGCGGCATGCTGGACATGAGCGGCGGACATATTCATCCGCTCAACCTGGCGTTGGGCGAAGCGGCGGCTGTGGAGTCGCTGGGCGGAGTGATCTACGAGCAATCGCCAGCGGTGCGCATCGAGCGTGGCGCCAGTCCGGTTGTGCATACGCCGCAGGGCAAGGTCAGGGCCAAGTTCATTATCGTGGCGGGTAATGCTTACCTGGGCAATCTGGTGCCGGAGCTGGCAGCCAAGTCGATGCCTTGCGGTACCCAGGTGATCGCCACCGAGCCCTTGGGGGAAGAGTTGGCTCATCGCCTGTTGCCGCAGGATTATTGTGTCGAAGACTGCAACTACCTGCTCGATTACTACCGACTGACAGGCGACAAGCGCCTGATCTTCGGCGGCGGCGTGGTGTATGGCGCGAGGGATCCGGCGAACATCGAGGCGATCATTCGGCCGAAGATGCTCAAGGCGTTCCCGCTGCTCAAGGATGTGAAGATCGACTACGCCTGGACCGGAAATTTCCTGCTGACGTTGTCGCGTCTTCCACAGGTCGGGCGACTGGGGGATAACATTTATTATTCCCAGGGCTGCAGCGGCCATGGCGTGACGTATACGCACTTGGCGGGCAAGGTGCTGGCCGAGGCGCTGCGTGGGCAGGCTGAGCGTTTTGATGCGTTTGCGGACCTGCCGCACTACCCCTTCCCGGGTGGTCAGTTGTTGCGTACGCCGTTTGCCGCGATGGGGGCTTGGTATTACGGGTTGCGGGATCGGTTGGGGTTCTGA